From Nitratidesulfovibrio vulgaris str. Hildenborough, a single genomic window includes:
- a CDS encoding sensor histidine kinase encodes MHHLRPCAAMYDLAGEALSIKVDDTLHRLLHLPATPGTSVPWGSIIPEWPLALGDLARGCDAARPVCCWQLESPDGEPVCAVMSLGPAIGLDDGPDVAPDVAPDAVQHDGDERIPGNGNARQAPDSAGQGRRNLMVQLVRTPEQLPRRSVQAALLRGLSHDFGNALASIMGFAEIARTRPVDDPLLARSLDNVLKGCAQALSLMDRARAMAGRQSPSFQVCDLEALVETWCGELMSGNDAVGQALVWHARTNGGCGLSSGTVQEGSDATVAPSMRPTPMVVRCDPSLLQRAFVAIVDNARDAAETGETAGGVHVRLFTDGATARRHAGWCGIAVSDGGAGLSPEDFFRFGDPYRHAGGAREGRGNGVALARGIMRALGGALEVATFPGRGTVVYLLLPPAEGGDWLLPGTGPVGEVAWPEC; translated from the coding sequence ATGCATCACCTCCGGCCTTGCGCCGCGATGTATGACCTTGCTGGAGAAGCACTCTCCATCAAGGTCGATGACACGTTGCATCGCCTGCTGCACCTTCCCGCCACTCCGGGTACGTCGGTGCCGTGGGGGTCCATCATACCCGAATGGCCACTTGCCTTGGGTGACCTTGCCCGTGGCTGCGATGCCGCCCGCCCTGTCTGCTGCTGGCAACTGGAGTCGCCTGACGGGGAACCCGTGTGTGCTGTCATGAGCCTTGGGCCCGCCATCGGGCTTGATGACGGGCCGGACGTTGCGCCGGATGTTGCGCCGGATGCGGTGCAGCACGACGGGGATGAACGCATCCCCGGTAACGGCAATGCCCGACAGGCCCCAGACAGTGCCGGACAAGGTCGCCGCAACCTGATGGTACAGCTTGTGCGTACGCCGGAACAGCTTCCGCGCCGTAGCGTTCAGGCTGCCCTGTTGCGCGGGCTTTCACACGACTTCGGCAACGCACTCGCCTCCATCATGGGGTTTGCCGAGATAGCCCGTACCCGCCCTGTGGATGACCCCCTTCTGGCCCGTAGTCTGGACAATGTCCTGAAGGGATGCGCACAGGCCCTGTCGCTCATGGACAGGGCACGGGCCATGGCAGGGAGGCAATCCCCCTCGTTTCAGGTATGCGACCTCGAAGCCCTTGTGGAAACATGGTGCGGTGAATTGATGTCCGGTAACGACGCTGTCGGGCAGGCCCTCGTCTGGCATGCGCGTACCAATGGGGGCTGCGGACTGTCGTCGGGCACTGTTCAAGAGGGTTCGGATGCGACGGTCGCCCCCTCCATGCGACCTACCCCCATGGTCGTTCGTTGCGACCCGTCATTGCTGCAACGTGCCTTCGTCGCGATTGTCGACAATGCCCGCGACGCTGCCGAAACTGGCGAAACGGCTGGTGGCGTACATGTGCGATTGTTCACCGATGGTGCCACGGCGCGACGTCATGCAGGGTGGTGCGGTATTGCCGTGTCGGACGGCGGGGCGGGACTCTCGCCTGAGGACTTCTTCCGTTTCGGTGACCCGTATCGCCATGCAGGTGGCGCACGCGAAGGACGCGGAAACGGTGTCGCCCTTGCGCGTGGCATCATGCGAGCCCTTGGCGGTGCCCTGGAGGTCGCCACCTTTCCCGGCAGGGGGACGGTGGTCTACCTTCTGCTGCCACCCGCAGAGGGAGGCGACTGGCTGTTGCCAGGGACGGGTCCCGTTGGGGAGGTTGCATGGCCAGAGTGCTGA
- a CDS encoding sigma-54-dependent transcriptional regulator yields the protein MARVLIVDDDPLFCEMFCDAMQLHGHEAGSACTLHEGRERIAVAKPEVVFLDVRLPDGNGLDLVTDIVALADGPEVVVITAAGDPAAAEQAITSGAWDYIQKPASIETMRVALDRALCHRRRRTAAHGGVPDMSGIVGESPRLKHCLAMLGEAAASEATVLLTGETGTGKELFARAIHRNSPRASGPFVAVDCAALSPALVESELFGHHRGAFTGAVTSRMGLVRQADGGTLFLDEVGELPLEQQRAFLRVLQERRFRPVGGSEEVTSDFRLVAATNRNLWDMAGRGAFRQDLLYRLQGFMVSLPPLRERAGDVRLLVIHHARRICERLGLAVKSFSPEMLALLDGHMWPGNVRELVNVVEMLVLSARHDSVISPEHLPAPFRVLLARARVTRADDAPSAFEDSGDRDVAPFGGALSGGKPRDDGGNGTAVGAWKEHRQRELDRVEREYLVELLRASGGSVTVAGSIAGVSRQRLYAMLRKHGMVRQWRA from the coding sequence ATGGCCAGAGTGCTGATTGTCGATGACGACCCCCTCTTCTGCGAGATGTTCTGCGATGCCATGCAGCTTCACGGACACGAGGCCGGAAGTGCATGCACACTGCATGAGGGGCGTGAACGCATCGCGGTTGCGAAGCCCGAGGTGGTCTTTCTGGATGTGCGTCTCCCCGACGGTAACGGGCTTGACCTTGTGACGGACATCGTCGCGTTGGCCGACGGGCCGGAGGTCGTGGTCATCACCGCCGCCGGGGACCCCGCAGCCGCAGAACAGGCCATCACCAGCGGTGCGTGGGATTACATCCAGAAACCAGCCTCCATCGAAACCATGCGCGTGGCCCTCGACAGGGCCTTGTGCCATCGCAGGCGTCGCACTGCCGCCCATGGCGGGGTTCCCGACATGTCGGGTATCGTGGGCGAGAGTCCGCGTCTCAAACACTGCCTCGCCATGCTCGGGGAAGCTGCCGCATCGGAGGCGACCGTACTGCTGACCGGTGAGACGGGTACGGGCAAGGAACTCTTTGCGCGGGCCATCCATCGCAACAGCCCGCGCGCGTCGGGCCCCTTCGTGGCTGTCGATTGCGCTGCCCTCTCTCCGGCACTGGTCGAAAGCGAATTGTTCGGGCATCACCGCGGCGCGTTCACCGGGGCCGTCACCTCCAGAATGGGGCTTGTCCGGCAGGCCGACGGCGGAACACTCTTCCTCGACGAAGTGGGCGAGTTGCCGCTTGAGCAGCAACGGGCGTTTCTGCGGGTGTTGCAGGAACGCAGATTCCGGCCTGTGGGTGGTTCGGAGGAGGTGACCAGCGATTTTCGGCTTGTGGCTGCGACGAACCGCAACCTGTGGGATATGGCCGGACGTGGGGCGTTCCGGCAGGATCTTCTGTACAGGTTGCAAGGCTTCATGGTCTCGTTGCCTCCCCTTCGAGAGCGCGCAGGCGACGTGCGGTTGCTCGTCATCCACCATGCCCGCCGTATCTGTGAACGGCTAGGCCTTGCCGTGAAGAGTTTTTCGCCCGAGATGCTGGCATTGCTGGATGGGCATATGTGGCCCGGAAACGTGCGAGAACTCGTCAACGTGGTGGAGATGCTCGTGCTTTCGGCTCGACATGATTCCGTGATCAGCCCGGAGCACCTTCCGGCCCCTTTCAGGGTGTTGCTCGCGCGGGCCAGGGTTACACGGGCTGATGACGCCCCGTCGGCGTTCGAGGATTCCGGTGACCGGGATGTCGCGCCATTCGGTGGGGCGCTGTCCGGGGGCAAGCCGAGAGACGATGGCGGCAACGGCACAGCGGTCGGAGCATGGAAGGAGCATCGGCAGCGTGAACTGGACAGGGTCGAGCGGGAGTACCTTGTCGAACTGTTACGGGCCAGTGGAGGCTCGGTCACCGTGGCGGGCAGTATTGCCGGGGTTTCGCGGCAACGTCTCTATGCCATGCTGCGCAAGCATGGCATGGTACGGCAGTGGCGGGCTTGA
- a CDS encoding phage regulatory CII family protein codes for MLSELTRIVHNIVLDNPVPAKALAKEIGKPYSTLLREINPYDTGAKLGVETLLQIMKCTGNIRPLEYMAEQMGCRLERDAKPMRASRMRENVFAEMRD; via the coding sequence ATGCTGTCTGAACTGACGCGTATCGTCCATAACATCGTGCTCGACAATCCTGTCCCGGCAAAGGCGCTGGCAAAGGAGATAGGCAAGCCCTATTCCACCCTGCTGCGCGAAATCAACCCGTATGACACGGGGGCCAAACTGGGAGTGGAGACCTTGTTGCAGATAATGAAGTGCACAGGCAACATCCGCCCTCTCGAATACATGGCAGAGCAGATGGGATGCAGGCTTGAGCGTGACGCGAAACCCATGCGTGCTTCGCGGATGCGTGAGAACGTGTTCGCAGAAATGCGGGATTGA
- a CDS encoding response regulator, whose product MPTPRRVLVVEDDMVTQCLLSGLLDSWGYEVHTASNGREGMAVLRCVGADVVITDIIMPEQDGFATIALLRRDFPDVKVIAISGGAAALDMESAIRTAHVIGADFVLPKPLNTVSLEKALAAFDDMAAPAHGIA is encoded by the coding sequence GTGCCCACGCCGCGCCGTGTCCTTGTCGTCGAAGATGACATGGTGACCCAGTGCCTTCTGTCCGGTCTTCTCGACAGTTGGGGCTATGAGGTGCACACCGCCAGCAACGGTCGCGAAGGCATGGCCGTGTTGCGTTGCGTGGGGGCCGATGTGGTCATCACCGACATCATCATGCCCGAACAGGATGGCTTCGCGACCATCGCCCTTCTGCGCCGCGACTTTCCGGATGTGAAGGTCATCGCCATTTCGGGGGGGGCGGCTGCACTGGACATGGAATCGGCCATTCGCACGGCCCATGTCATCGGTGCGGACTTCGTCCTGCCCAAACCCTTGAACACAGTCAGCCTTGAAAAGGCCCTCGCCGCCTTCGATGACATGGCTGCACCGGCACACGGCATAGCCTGA
- the mnmA gene encoding tRNA 2-thiouridine(34) synthase MnmA, whose translation MTIAVAMSGGTDSLFALVLLKEQGQQVCGLHARFIPPTGHDPVPDIRAMCDRLGVDLHVVDLTEAFEEHVVRPFMEDYMVGRTPNPCARCNATMKFGLLADAAAHVGAVHLATGHYARLLRHPRWGTVLQRGVDPAKDQSYFLSLVPHARLEKAVFPLGNWRKEAVRGELARRSIVPPLPSESQEICFVPDDDYRAFLKDRRVRLPGPGPIVTTRGRKIGSHAGLWQYTEGQRKGLGIAWHEPLYVVGKDMENNMLLVGGREALASPGCVAEEVNLLVPYEDWPAEVAVRIRYRQQPLSARVTLRDGRLYARFREPQPPAARGQVLAVYDMEHHVLGGGVILGPLP comes from the coding sequence CGGAGGCACCGACAGCCTGTTCGCCCTCGTCCTCCTCAAGGAACAGGGCCAGCAGGTGTGCGGTCTTCATGCCCGCTTCATCCCCCCGACGGGGCACGACCCCGTGCCCGATATCCGGGCCATGTGCGACCGGCTCGGGGTCGACCTTCATGTCGTCGACCTCACGGAGGCGTTCGAGGAACATGTCGTGCGCCCCTTCATGGAAGACTACATGGTGGGACGCACTCCCAATCCCTGCGCACGGTGCAACGCCACCATGAAGTTCGGCCTTCTTGCCGATGCCGCCGCACACGTCGGTGCCGTGCACCTAGCCACCGGCCACTACGCCCGCCTGCTCAGGCATCCCCGATGGGGCACAGTGCTGCAACGCGGTGTCGACCCGGCGAAGGACCAGAGCTATTTTCTCTCACTCGTACCGCATGCCCGCCTTGAAAAGGCCGTCTTCCCCCTCGGCAACTGGCGCAAGGAGGCGGTGCGGGGTGAGCTTGCCAGACGCAGCATCGTGCCGCCACTGCCTTCCGAGAGTCAGGAGATATGCTTCGTCCCCGACGATGACTACCGCGCCTTTCTCAAGGACCGACGTGTCCGGCTTCCCGGTCCCGGCCCCATCGTCACGACACGCGGCCGCAAGATAGGCAGCCACGCCGGACTCTGGCAGTACACCGAAGGCCAGCGAAAGGGGCTTGGCATCGCATGGCACGAACCGCTGTATGTCGTTGGCAAGGACATGGAGAACAACATGCTGCTGGTGGGAGGGCGCGAAGCACTGGCCTCACCAGGCTGCGTCGCCGAAGAGGTCAACCTGCTCGTACCTTACGAAGACTGGCCTGCCGAGGTCGCCGTGCGTATCCGCTATCGGCAGCAGCCCCTATCCGCGCGGGTGACCCTGCGCGACGGCAGACTGTACGCCCGCTTCCGTGAACCTCAGCCGCCTGCCGCGCGCGGTCAGGTACTGGCGGTCTACGACATGGAGCACCATGTGCTGGGTGGAGGCGTCATTCTCGGCCCGCTGCCCTGA